From Gossypium raimondii isolate GPD5lz chromosome 11, ASM2569854v1, whole genome shotgun sequence:
ATTCCTTCAAATCAGTTGCATCCCTCAATCCAATATCCTCTAAACTTCTCACACCCTTGCAAAGCTTTAGATTTAATTGCTGAATATCATATGGAAGTACAACTGCATCTCCAGGATTAATTTCAATAGTTCAAATTCGACCCTTTTCCTACAATTCGAGCGACCATGCTGGTATAGCATAGGATTGTTCCAGGGGCACACCAAAATGGAGTACTTATAAAGCATTTTTCTCTGAGCTGCATACTTGCTCAAGTCACCCACATTAAAGAAGCAACCTTCAAAAACCTCCAACTTGTTCAATTCCCTCATATCGTCTGCATTTATTAATGTTGAACGTATTGCCAAAAATTGAAGCCGCCATAATTTTGACAATAATCCCTTAGGAATCTCCTTTAAATGCAAGGTACCTTTAAGATTAAGATATCTAAGATTTACCGGCATTTCCAAATCTTGAGGAATTTCTTTGACTCCACTGCCTTCAAGATCCAGTTTCTTCAAAGCTTGAAGCTTCAATACAGAAGGCAAACTCTCTAAATTGTAACAGCCAATAAGCAACAATGCCGTGAGTTTCTCCAAAGTAGATATAGATTCTGGCAAACTCTCAAAAGGATTATGAGAAAGATCGAGAATCATAAGGTTAGGAAAGTGATGAAAGAAAGATTCTGGAATTTCTTTCAATGAATTATGTGAGAGCAGCATCGTTGTGAGTTTTGGAAATTTCGGAAACTTGATAGTTTGAGGAATTGTTGAGATGAAGTTGTGCATTAAAGAAACCTTCTCCAAATCTTCACTCCATTCTTCCTCCTTTGGTAACTCTTTCAACTGCATACGAgcttttaccataaattttttccTTGTAATATGCAATGCCATATCCCTAACAACATCATGCATATGCGCAgtcttcttataaataaaacGGGAATTATAAGAATCCCTCTCAGCCCTTTCTAGCAAACAATTTTCTTCAAGATTCTGCAAGATGGAATAACCACTACTCTCCATTGATTTTCTACTTTCCATTTCATCTATAAGTCCTTCTATCAACCAATGTTCAATTAACTCCTCTTTTATGATTGCGTAATCTTCAGGATATAATGCACAATACAAAAAACATTCTTGGTCTCTTTGTTTAAGACGATCATAGCTGAATTTCAAGCATCCATACACCTTATCTTCCACATCGTGGATGTTTCTGATGTATCCTCTCAATTCATCTATAGCATTTTCCCACACATGAGGATCAGTTACTCCTCTCATACAACCAGCTAGTGTGACGATAGCAAGAGGAAGTCCATCACATTCCCTCACTACAATTTTCAAAAACGATTCTAAAGTTGGATCAGCCAATATGTCGAGTCCAACTTTGCTTAAAAATAAGTCCATAGCCTCTTCCATAGAAAGACAAGGCACTTGAACTTTCTTAAATCCCATTGATCGAACAACCCTTTCCGAACGTGTTGTCAACACTAATTTGCATCCATTATTTGATGTTGGCTTAAGGATTCCGACGTCCTCAAGAGAAAAGCTTTTCCATACATCATCCAATATTAGCACATAACTCCCTTGTCCTTTCAACATTTCCCACAACTTCCCTGCACGGATGATTGTATCTTCATCATCTGACAGGTTTCCCTTCAATTGACATGTGATATTCTTCTGCAGCCTttgaatatcaaaattttggGATACAGTTACCCAaatcaattttctaaatttacttTCTTTCAACAACCTATTGTGGACGTCTTTCATTATGGTTGTTTTCCCGATTCCGCCCATTCCACATACTCCAATCATTCCAACTTCATCTCCCatcaaatatgataaatttcTTCTCTAACATCGGCAGCACCTGTTAACTCTGGTGTAGGTAGGTTAACCGCTATGGTAGAAGGATCATTAACCATCAAGCTCCCAGAGAAACGACCTTCTGCATGCACTTCCTTCATTGCCTGAGTCGACTCATCAACAAGCTTCCCCAAGCAAGAACGAAAGAGATATTTTCCTTTACTAACTTTGTCCTCAACATGTTGAGCATGAGTGAGCTTTTCCTCTACCTTCTTGAACCATCTTTCAACTTCCAGCTTTGGCATTTTCCCGAAGTGATGCTCGTCTTTCAATTGCTGTTGAATATCTACCTCCTTGGCATGCAAATCTGCTTGCGCTTGTTTGAAATCATCAACGTATTCAGTGAACTCCCTTtggtattttaaatatttgctAGCATTACGGCTGATGAAGTCCATCACTAGGAGCAGTTTAACAATTGCAAGAGGAAGTCCATCACATTCCCTCACAACAAGTTTCATAAACGATTCTAAAGTTGGATTAGTCAACATGTCGCGTCTAACTTTGcttaaaaataagttaatgGCCTCCTCTATAGGAAGATAAGGCATTCGAACTTTCTTAAACTCCATTGATCGAACAATACTTTCTAAAAGTGCTGTCAACACTAATTTGCATCCATTTTCTGATGTTGGCTTAAGAATTCCAACGTCCTCAAGAGAAAAGCTTTCCCATACATCATCCAATATCAGCACATGTCTCCCCTATCTTCTCAAAATTTCTGATACCTTCCCTGCACGGATGATTGTATCTTCATCATCTAAAAAGTTTCTTTCCAATTGACTTGCTATGTTCTTCTGTAACCAAATCAGTTTTCTAAATTTGCTTTCTTTCAACAACCTATTATGGACACCCTTCATAATGGTTGTTTTCCCAATTCTGCCCATCCCCCACACTCCAATCATTCCAGCATCATCTCCCATTAAAGACTGATAAATTTCTTCTCTAACATTAGCTGTACCTACTAATTTTGTTGTAGATAGGTTAACCGCTATGGTAGAAGGATCATTAACTAGCAAGATTTCGGGGAAATGACCTTCAGCATGCACTTCCTTCATTGCCTGAGTCGATTCATCAAGTTGTTTCCCCAAGCAAGAACGAAAGAGATATTTTCCTTTACTAACTTTGTCTTCAACATGTTGAGCATGAGCAAGCTTTTCCTCTACCTTTTTGATCCATTCTAACTCCTTGCTTTGGCTTTTTCCCAAAGTGATGCTCGTTTTACAATTGCTGTTGAATATCTGCCTCCTTAGCACGCAAGTCAGCTTGTGCTCGTTTGAAATCCCGACATATTCAGCAAATTCCCGTTGGTATTTCAGATATTTGCTAGCTTTACTGCCAATGAACTTAAAAACATCAAGAATTGTCCCAACAAGTTCAGCCATTAAAAAGCTCTAGTTTTCCCTGcatcaaatttaacatattgATGATCAAGTTtaagaatttttctaaaaaaatcaaactatagttataataatacaaagatAGCTAGTTAAGCTTGTTTAACTGGTTAAATCCTGTAGCTATATCCAAAATTTGTAAATCCtccaaataaaattcaacatgaGGTCAGGAACGCACCACAGTTCTGGTTATTGCCACCATAGGCCCCAACCATTGGATCTAGTCATCAACTGCTAGATCTTTCTTTACACACACATTAGTGCAGCACTTAATAACATAATATGAGATCCACATAAAATGATTACATTAAATGATATAGATAAAACATATAAGCCCTGGGTGTATATATGTGCATCAAAACAACTTGTTTTAACAGTTTTTGGTGGTTTTAGATGTAATATTAGAAGAACAAAGACAGCACAAAAAGCAGAGTATAGGGTGTGTGTTAGGGGCAGTCTCTTGAAGCTTACTTGAATCTGACAGCTTGGAATAAAGCTGTAAATGGTAGAGGCCAgctctttcttttcctcttcaAGAGATCCAACTAAACAAGGAATGAAAACCCTTTGCTTAACAACAGTTGAAAATCAGCAATGCCAACAACAATCTTCAGTACTGTTCTTcgttaaccttttatttttttttgagtcaATGGTCCAATAATGGGGGCAAAGGGGTCCAATCTTTGGTAAAATAATGCGTTGTAGCTGGCTGATCAACAATGGATTCAATTCTCAAGGAAATAAATTTCTTggatttattaaacaaatactACAACTTACCATAAGATAATGACAAAGGCAAGCGTGCCTTCTACATGCCAAAAAGCTCCATGTgccacaaatttttttttttaatgtttgtgACCAtgaaaaacccaaataaaatgTACAAACAATACATTATACAATTTCTTAAGTTAATGGTGGTGTTCGAGTTTGCTTAATTATGTTACTTGactctttatttcttttacagtATTCATGTTTCATATATATTTAGATATAGATACATATCAGCTTACTTTGTTCATTGAGTGCAGCTATATAGAATCCGCCATGATCAAGCTTGGTAAAATGTGAAGGAACATGTatgaagaaacaaagaaaaagagaaaaaaaaacctatcaTATTGCAAGCAATGGAGTCGTTATCTCAGTATATCCAGCATCAATCCAGCTAAGAACACAAGAATCTAAAAAGCAGAACATTTGAACataaggagaagaaaaaaaaacacaaagatGAGCTTTGTTGCTAAATACACTAGGCAATTTTAGACATAATATAGAAACAGGATACGGACATTACATATTTCAATAAACACAAAATGCCAAGTTTAATATCACATCAACATTTAGGATTTTGAGACATTAAATCATTTATGTTGTGGATTTATACTTACATGGTTTAcatgaaaataaagaacacgGGATGCTACATACATACAAAGATTTCCAAGTTTACTATTCAAGTTATATGAAAAAAGGATGAACTAAAGAACAAGATTTTGAAACACTCACCAAACTGTTGCTGAAGAGGGAAGGCCAATTTCAAGTTCCCGAAGATGTAGTGAAATTATTCAAGAGAGAATCTTCTTCATATTGAAACTGAAGCTGCCTTGGCTGCTCATTTGAAACCAAGACTTGTCTTATTCACCAAAGAGTACACCATCCCAAAATGAATGCCCAATGGAACCAAAGACAATAAAAGAAATCCCAATGTCAGTAATGAAGTGCTCCTTTTTATCTACCAGAACCTGAAGAAGGGCTCCAAAAGAATCTTGGCATCATGTTAAACTTTGGCCTGCAATGCAACATGGAACCAGCAGCAAGCTCACAACAAGACCAGCAACAGCAAAGCAGCTTGAAGTGCAGCATTGGAGCTGAACCGAATGTAACAGTTGCTTTGTCCATTTTGTTTCAATGTAATTTTGTTTAGTTTACTTGTGACTTGTGCAAGTTAGTAGGATTAGTTTATGATGTAATGGCTGATATGTCAGCCTATTTTGTGTGTAATTTAAGTTAGCAATTAGTCAAATTATAGTGGGAGCAGTTAAGTGTTTAGGTAACTGTCTAATTAACTTTGTAACCtcaatatatttcaaatttgaatgaaaaatcaGATGAATTCCTTCAGTTACAATTTGGCCATTGTTttcattctatttttctttgattttctttgttttactTTGCTGTTTATGTCTTTGATTTGCTGCCAATGTTCCAACACATCAGGATGATCCCATTCCACTGATTCCCACCGCTCCTTTGGCTTTAGATAACTACGAAGAGGGAGACCTGCAGATGTTCGGACATGATCAAGTTTGGGAAGATTAAGAGGCATTCTTTTTAGTGTCGGACAATTTAGTACCCAAATTTTTTCAAGGAATTCCAGCATTTTCAATCCAGCAATCTCTTCTCCTCTTATAGATGTTTCACCAACATTCAGGTATTGGAGGCGAGTAAGTTTTGATAATATTCCACCAGGGATCCTATTTAGTTCTGAGTATCAGGTATTTgagattcaaatattttttcatcccaTGAGGGAGTTTCTTGATATTTGTTGATTCAAGATTCAACACCTTTAAAACCCCCAAGTTTTGACAATGATGGcacattttctaaattttgacGGTAAGCAAG
This genomic window contains:
- the LOC105801313 gene encoding LOW QUALITY PROTEIN: disease resistance protein RPS5 (The sequence of the model RefSeq protein was modified relative to this genomic sequence to represent the inferred CDS: inserted 5 bases in 4 codons; substituted 2 bases at 2 genomic stop codons), whose product is MAELVGTILDVFKFIGSKASKYLKYQREFAEYVXDFKRAQADLRAKEADIQQQLXNEHHFGKKPKQGVXEWIKKVEEKLAHAQHVEDKVSKGKYLFRSCLGKQLDESTQAMKEVHAEGHFPEILLVNDPSTIAVNLSTTKLVGTANVREEIYQSLMGDDAGMIGVWGMGRIGKTTIMKGVHNRLLKESKFRKLIWLQKNIASQLERNFLDDEDTIIRAGKVSEILRRXGRHVLILDDVWESFSLEDVGILKPTSENGCKLVLTALLESIVRSMEFKKVRMPYLPIEEAINLFLSKVRRDMLTNPTLESFMKLVVRECDGLPLAIVKLLLVMDFISRNASKYLKYQREFTEYVDDFKQAQADLHAKEVDIQQQLKDEHHFGKMPKLEVERWFKKVEEKLTHAQHVEDKVSKGKYLFRSCLGKLVDESTQAMKEVHAEGRFSGSLMVNDPSTIAVNLPTPELTGAADVREEIYXYLMGDEVGMIGVCGMGGIGKTTIMKDVHNRLLKESKFRKLIWVTVSQNFDIQRLQKNITCQLKGNLSDDEDTIIRAGKLWEMLKGQGSYVLILDDVWKSFSLEDVGILKPTSNNGCKLVLTTRSERVVRSMGFKKVQVPCLSMEEAMDLFLSKVGLDILADPTLESFLKIVVRECDGLPLAIVTLAGCMRGVTDPHVWENAIDELRGYIRNIHDVEDKVYGCLKFSYDRLKQRDQECFLYCALYPEDYAIIKEELIEHWLIEGLIDEMESRKSMESSGYSILQNLEENCLLERAERDSYNSRFIYKKTAHMHDVVRDMALHITRKKFMVKARMQLKELPKEEEWSEDLEKVSLMHNFISTIPQTIKFPKFPKLTTMLLSHNSLKEIPESFFHHFPNLMILDLSHNPFESLPESISTLEKLTALLLIGCYNLESLPSVLKLQALKKLDLEGSGVKEIPQDLEMPVNLRYLNLKGTLHLKEIPKGLLSKLWRLQFLAIRSTLINADDMRELNKLEVFEGCFFNVGDLSKYAAQRKMLYKYSILVCPWNNPMLYQHGRSNCRKRVEFEXIEINPGDAVVLPYDIQQLNLKLCKGVRSLEDIGLRDATDLKECEVDCCDKLEAVFSSKCHQLQTLESLILIRLRNLNVIVGAGVEESSVGTFSSLKVITLVKCEKIKKMFSADWVLPNLENLTVSTCSKLKEIIAEPQKEGTGAFKFSVPKLKRLTLCSLPELKSICGENGVIVCDSLECIEIVCEQVKRIPLYLPQLQIDDEGKPTPSNPLKEIRVHSTYWWESVEWDHPNFDVKKVVKPLVLNWLDRSLDWRPL